The following proteins are co-located in the Armigeres subalbatus isolate Guangzhou_Male unplaced genomic scaffold, GZ_Asu_2 Contig1099, whole genome shotgun sequence genome:
- the LOC134202225 gene encoding LOW QUALITY PROTEIN: ATP-dependent (S)-NAD(P)H-hydrate dehydratase-like (The sequence of the model RefSeq protein was modified relative to this genomic sequence to represent the inferred CDS: inserted 1 base in 1 codon) — translation MIHKSTLSKLPIFLHFHRLSPFHRSQYQNTGRLLSPAGYRCLSQHATMSENKSPLLERARNIVPHLEAHRHKGQAGRIGVVGGSLEYTGAPYFAAISALKVGADLVHVFCPQAAAQVIKSYSPELIVHPLLDSNDATMQIEPWLERLHVLVIGPGLGRDRQILQTVSELIKICRQLQKPLIIDADGLFLITHDISLVKDYYGVILTXNAIEFCRLFGNDRDRIMQTLEKLGRGVTVIEKGLNDRIYDSLTLEKYECPQGGSGRRCGGQGDLLAGALATFYYWALESKQEISPAIVACFAASYLTKNCNTYAFKSKGRSMTCTDMIEQIHTVFDDIFEHKKE, via the exons ATGATTCACAAATCTACTCTGTCAAAGTTGCCGATTTTTTTGCACTTTCATCGTTTGTCGCCGTTCCACCGCTCGCAATATCAAAACACCGGTCGTTTATTGAGCCCAGCTGGATACCGTTGCCTCTCGCAGCACGCTACAATGTCGGAGAACAAATCGCCGCTGCTGGAGCGCGCCAGAAATATTGTGCCTCATCTGGAAGCGCACCGCCACAAGGGTCAGGCTGGTCGAATCGGAGTGGTGGGTGGATCGCTGGAATACACCGGAGCGCCGTATTTTGCGGCCATCAGTGCCCTGAAAGTGGGAGCCGATCTGGTGCACGTATTCTGTCCTCAAGCGGCAGCACAGGTGATCAAATCCTACAGTCCAGAATTGATTGTCCATCCTCTACTGGACTCGAATGATGCCACTATGCAGATTGAGCCCTGGTTGGAACGATTGCATGTGCTGGTAATTGGCCCCGGGTTAGGTCGGGATCGTCAGATACTGCAAACTGTGTCAGAACTGATAAAGATCTGCCGACAACTGCAGAAACCACTTATTATCGATGCTGACGGACTGTTCCTAATCACCCACGACATCAGCTTGGTGAAGGACTATTACGGTGTGATTTTGA CGAATGCCATTGAATTCTGCCGATTGTTCGGTAACGATCGGGATCGCATTATGCAAACACTGGAGAAGCTTGGTCGTGGGGTAACTGTGATTGAAAAGGGTCTAAACGATAGGATCTACGATTCGCTGACGTTGGAAAAATACGAATGTCCTCAAGGTGGCTCGGGGCGAAGGTGCGGAGGACAGGGTGATTTACTGGCCGGAGCTCTTGCTACGTTCTACTACTGGGCGCTGGAATCTAAGCAGGAGATCAGTCCGGCAATAGTTGCGTGCTTTGCTGCTAGTTATTTAACGAAAAACTGTAATACTTATGCATTTAAGTCCAAAGGCCGCAGCATGACTTGCACAGATATGATCGAGCAAATCCACACTGTGTTCGACGATATATTTGAACATAAAAAAGAGTAG
- the LOC134202221 gene encoding uncharacterized protein LOC134202221, translating into MKTYSYTLLLPNDCEGSTANELNTTKRSILKFVMSVFDPLGLISNLLVHGKMIIQDLWRTQVGWDEPIPAEILINWQSLESLQLHVFVDASESAFACVAYFRVVDHSQPRCTLIASKAKVAPLKPLSVPRLELQAAVIGSRLAKSIADYHTVTISQRFFWSDSRTVLSWINSDARKYRQYVAVRIGEILEESQPEEWRWIPTKLNVADEATKWGKGPTLSSNSRWFSGPDFLLQAENEWPQHQISASCTEEELRTIHVHHVTRVQPCIEYGRFSKWERMLRTTAYVYSFMDSCCGLGKRGAMQARHQLKSEDFVRAERALWRIAQADEYAEEILILRKANTTNKEKAKELNRDSPIRQLSPFLDEYGVVRMEGRTEASPLSTYDAKYPVILPKNHRVSELIVDYYHRRLGHHNSETVVNEVRQRYHISTLRTLVRKVTKKCQWCTVYKAQPVVPRMAPLPEVRVTPFVRPFSLVGIDYFGPYMIKIGRSQVKRWVALFTCLVIRAVHLEAIASLSTESCKLALRRFISRRGAPTQIYTDHGTNFVGASRELAQQTAAMNRELAESFTDANTRWNFIPPSSPHMGGAWERMVRAVKIAMESVNHSRAPSEEVFHTILCDAESMVNSRPLMYVPLETSDQEALTPNHFILLSSNGVKQPKKVPTIEGKVWLEFVSLCSGSVLVQMDPRIPSGADAAHEMARRNPANSRRRFGLHSRGAETESMASWEGPKGNPAGLKQHYGEGNVAAGVTSVDALNEILHRDGPPGMTDPSSGDGFDGVGKTK; encoded by the exons ATGAAGACGTATTCGTATACACTGTTGCTGCCAAACGATTGCGAAGGTTCAACAGCGAATGAGCTCAATACGACGAAACGCAGCATTCTGAAGTTCGTCATGAGCGTCTTCGATCCCCTCGGGTTGATTTCGAACTTACTCGTTCACGGTAAAATGATCATTCAGGACCTGTGGAGAACCCAAGTTGGATGGGATGAGCCTATCCCAGCAGAAATTCTCATAAACTGGCAAAG TTTGGAATCGTTGCAACTGCATGTGTTCGTGGATGCGAGTGAATCTGCATTTGCGTGCGTCGCCTATTTTCGTGTGGTTGATCACAGTCAGCCACGATGTACATTAATCGCTTCCAAAGCAAAAGTGGCACCACTGAAGCCACTATCAGTCCCTAGGTTGGAGCTACAAGCGGCGGTTATTGGGAGCCGATTAGCGAAGTCCATTGCCGACTACCATACGGTAACTATAAGCCAGAGATTCTTTTGGAGTGACTCCAGAACAGTGCTTTCCTGGATTAATTCCGATGCCAGGAAGTACCGGCAATATGTAGCGGTTCGTATCGGCGAAATACTGGAAGAATCACAACCTGAAGAGTGGCGCTGGATACCTACTAAATTAAACGTGGCGGATGAGGCAACAAAGTGGGGAAAAGGACCTACATTAAGTTCGAATAGCCGGTGGTTTTCAGGACCAGACTTCCTCCTACAAGCGGAGAATGAGTGGCCACAACATCAAATATCAGCAAGCTGTACCGAGGAAGAACTACGAACTATTCACGTGCATCATGTAACGAGGGTACAGCCGTGCATTGAGTATGGTAGGTTCTCCAAATGGGAAAGGATGCTCCGCACTACGGCGTATGTATATTCCTTTATGGATAGTTGTTGCGGACTCGGCAAAAGAGGAGCCATGCAGGCAAGGCACCAGTTGAAGTCAGAAGATTTTGTTCGAGCGGAGAGGGCGTTGTGGCGGATTGCACAAGCGGATGAATATGCCGAAGAAATACTAATTCTAAGAAAAGCAAACACAACCAACAAAGAGAAGGCGAAGGAATTGAACCGAGATAGTCCTATTCGACAGCTATCACCATTTCTAGATGAGTACGGGGTGGTTCGCATGGAAGGCCGCACAGAAGCATCTCCACTATCCACATACGACGCGAAATATCCGGTTATCCTGCCGAAAAACCATCGCGTGTCTGAGCTCATTGTGGACTATTACCACCGGCGGCTCGGGCATCATAACAGTGAAACTGTGGTCAATGAAGTACGTCAGCGGTACCACATTTCTACTCTCCGGACGCTAGTACGCAAAGTGACAAAAAAGTGTCAGTGGTGCACAGTATATAAAGCTCAACCTGTCGTACCCAGAATGGCTCCATTACCCGAAGTGCGAGTAACTCCGTTTGTTCGTCCATTTTCGTTGGTCGGTATCGACTACTTCGGGCCATATATGATCAAGATTGGCCGAAGTCAAGTGAAGCGCTGGGTGGCACTCTTCACTTGCTTGGTTATAAGGGCGGTGCATTTGGAAGCAATAGCTTCCCTATCTACAGAATCGTGTAAACTGGCGTTGCGTCGATTCATTTCTCGTCGAGGTGCCCCAACACAAATCTACACTGATCACGGAACAAATTTCGTCGGTGCAAGTCGAGAGCTGGCACAACAAACAGCGGCAATGAATCGtgaattggcggaatccttcacggatGCAAATACGAGGTGGAACTTTATTCCGCCGTCCTCTCCGCACATGGGTGGTGCGTGGGAAAGGATGGTCAGAGCGGTAAAAATTGCAATGGAGTCGGTCAACCATTCTCGCGCGCCATCTGAAGAAGTTTTTCACACGATTTTGTGTGATGCGGAGTCAATGGTCAACTCGCGACCGTTGATGTACGTGCCCTTGGAGACATCGGATCAGGAGGCATTGACTCCTAATCATTTCATTCTTCTAAGTTCGAATGGGGTCAAACAGCCGAAGAAAGTTCCAACTATAGAAGGAAAGGTATGGTTGGAATTTGTGTCGTTATGTTCTGGATCAGTTTTGGTACAGATGGATCCGAGAATACCTTCCGGTGCTGACGCGGCGCACGAAATGGCACGACGAAACCCAGCCAATTCAAGAAGGAGATTTGGTCTTCATAGTAGGGGAGCAGAAACGGAATCAATGGCCTCGTGGGAAGGTCCTAAAG GTAATCCTGCTGGACTGAAGCAGCATTACGGAGAGGGGAATGTAGCGGCAGGCGTTACAAGCGTTGACGCTCTCAACGAAATACTCCATAGGGATGGTCCACCTGGTATGACAGATCCGTCAAGTGGCGATGGGTTCGATGGTGTGGGTAAAACTAAATAA